Proteins from a genomic interval of Desulfovibrio piger:
- a CDS encoding YczE/YyaS/YitT family protein — MKTSDVVKRYGCLSVSLFFNALGIALITQAHLGTTPITTLPYTLAAIFGLTLGTTTFACNLLFLLLQRILLRRRLGIAELLQIPAVLIFSVFIDFWMHLTGALVTDVYVWQIVMCIVGSAVLGAGISLEIMSNATVIPGEGLVIVIAARSRKNFGNIKVLFDCSLVLASCLLGLAVLGSIVGLREGTVLSAVLVGMFARLTSPWTRKLKPLLWSPEQRRLLRQIKAEMPPRQK, encoded by the coding sequence GTGAAAACTTCGGATGTCGTCAAACGGTATGGTTGTCTTTCCGTCTCGCTGTTCTTCAACGCCCTGGGCATCGCCCTGATCACCCAGGCCCACCTGGGCACCACCCCCATCACGACCCTGCCTTATACGCTGGCCGCCATCTTTGGCCTGACCCTGGGCACCACGACCTTTGCCTGCAACCTGCTCTTCCTGCTGCTCCAGCGCATCCTGCTCCGGCGCAGACTGGGCATCGCGGAGCTCTTGCAGATCCCGGCCGTGCTCATCTTCAGCGTGTTCATCGACTTCTGGATGCACCTCACCGGCGCGCTGGTCACGGACGTCTATGTCTGGCAGATCGTCATGTGCATCGTGGGCAGTGCCGTGCTGGGCGCGGGCATCAGTCTTGAGATCATGAGCAATGCCACGGTCATCCCCGGCGAAGGCCTGGTCATCGTCATCGCGGCACGTTCCCGCAAGAACTTCGGCAACATCAAGGTCCTGTTCGACTGCTCGCTGGTCCTGGCCTCGTGCCTTCTCGGCCTTGCCGTGCTGGGCAGCATCGTGGGCCTGCGCGAAGGCACCGTGCTCTCGGCCGTCCTGGTGGGCATGTTCGCCCGCCTGACCTCGCCCTGGACACGCAAGCTGAAGCCCCTGCTCTGGTCCCCGGAACAGCGCCGGCTCCTGCGCCAAATCAAGGCCGAGATGCCGCCCCGGCAAAAGTAA
- a CDS encoding 4-hydroxybutyrate dehydrogenase: MKQFVCKPTIHMFPTCKDFLAGFDIGEEDLVLSNAYIFKPFFDGLDCRAKALFLEDYGQGEPSDTMVDALLAAASRYDFRRIIAIGGGSVIDVAKVLAVAPAGSDTSAVFDCKEPKQEKELIILPTTCGTGSEVTNISIINRTCLGIKVGLVHDSLYARHAVLVPELLEKLPYPVFATSSLDALVHAVESYLSTAASPFTRMFSAETIRLILAGYTDVALHGRDSLRPRLGDFLLASTYAGLAFGTAGCATVHAMSYPLGSTFHIPHGESNYAVFAGVLRHYEQQQVPGLADLQELLGRELGCPASDAMDSLDALLQKILPLKRLSAYGMEPSQAQPFAEAVLRTQQRLLAHSPKEMTVADMSGIYTALL; encoded by the coding sequence ATGAAACAGTTCGTCTGCAAACCGACCATCCACATGTTCCCCACCTGCAAGGACTTCCTGGCAGGCTTCGACATCGGCGAGGAAGACCTCGTCCTCAGCAACGCGTATATCTTCAAACCCTTTTTTGACGGTCTCGACTGCCGTGCCAAGGCGCTTTTTCTGGAAGATTACGGCCAGGGAGAGCCCAGCGACACCATGGTGGACGCGTTGCTGGCAGCGGCCTCCCGCTATGATTTCCGCCGCATCATCGCCATCGGCGGCGGTTCCGTCATCGACGTGGCCAAAGTCCTGGCGGTGGCTCCGGCCGGCAGTGATACCAGTGCCGTTTTTGACTGCAAGGAACCGAAGCAGGAAAAGGAACTCATCATCCTGCCCACCACCTGCGGCACGGGCAGCGAGGTCACCAATATCTCCATCATCAACCGCACCTGCCTCGGGATCAAGGTGGGTCTCGTCCACGACAGCCTGTACGCACGTCATGCCGTCCTGGTGCCCGAGCTGCTGGAGAAATTGCCCTATCCCGTCTTTGCCACCAGTTCGCTCGATGCCCTGGTCCATGCCGTGGAGTCCTACCTGTCCACCGCGGCAAGCCCCTTTACCCGCATGTTCTCCGCGGAAACCATCCGGCTCATCCTGGCCGGCTACACGGACGTGGCCCTGCACGGCAGGGACAGCCTGCGTCCCCGCCTTGGCGACTTCCTGCTGGCGAGCACCTATGCCGGGCTTGCCTTTGGTACGGCAGGATGCGCCACCGTGCATGCCATGAGCTATCCGCTGGGCTCCACGTTCCATATCCCGCACGGAGAGTCCAACTACGCCGTCTTTGCCGGTGTGCTGCGGCATTACGAACAGCAGCAGGTCCCGGGCCTGGCAGACCTGCAGGAGCTCCTGGGCCGGGAACTGGGCTGCCCCGCCTCCGACGCCATGGACAGCCTCGATGCCCTGCTGCAAAAGATCCTCCCGCTCAAGAGACTGTCCGCTTACGGCATGGAGCCTTCCCAGGCCCAGCCTTTCGCAGAGGCCGTCCTGCGGACCCAGCAACGCCTGCTGGCCCACAGCCCCAAGGAAATGACGGTAGCCGACATGAGCGGCATCTATACAGCCCTGCTGTAG
- a CDS encoding FAD-dependent oxidoreductase, whose protein sequence is MTYTTLLPARMGRLELRNRIVFPAMVTNYCSTRGEVTDRLVAYHQERAKGGAGLLITEATYISPDGKSFPHQLGIDDDGLLPGLRRLVESVHAAGARIAVQLCHAGRQTSRAVTGLPLLSPSVTRFGNDETSAMRQEDIDRVLRDYAGAALRAQKAGFDAVELHAGNGYLPQQFLSPFTNARQDGYGGSLENRVRFTVEAIRAVRAAVGPDFPIILRLGVAEPASGGLTLEDGVAAARILAREDIDAFDVTAGMREGGMWVTPPLALPRGTHIEKAAAVRQAIQASRPVIGIGRITSASLADSFIAAGKVDFVVMGRALLADPELPLKTLQGREEDIRPCIGCNEGCIGRLSRGLDICCAVNPRVGNEYRPLPRRVASPRHVLIVGAGPAGLVAACTALRRGHRVTVLEKEAACGGKIPLAARPPFKEELAGYAVWLERQARDLGADIRCSTKATPSLVSELAPDVVLLAVGSEPVIPPIPGLAPERFLLAEQVLQQQGPTPGQDVLIIGGGLVGCETALFLARNGCHPLVAEMREDLCMDIEPRSRAVMLLHLKEYGIRTLTSCRVDRIGEGEAVLCRTGHAEEHLPCSRIVLATGYRPRTALAEALRGMAVPVHSIGDCHGGTRICDAVWQTTATAETI, encoded by the coding sequence ATGACATATACGACATTGCTCCCGGCCCGCATGGGGCGGCTGGAACTGCGCAACCGCATCGTCTTCCCCGCCATGGTGACGAACTACTGTTCCACCCGGGGCGAAGTGACCGACAGGCTGGTGGCCTACCACCAGGAAAGGGCCAAAGGCGGTGCCGGTCTCCTGATCACGGAAGCCACCTACATCAGCCCCGACGGCAAGAGCTTCCCGCATCAGCTCGGTATCGATGACGATGGCCTGCTGCCCGGCCTTAGGCGTCTGGTGGAATCCGTCCACGCGGCGGGGGCCCGCATCGCCGTCCAGCTGTGCCATGCCGGCAGACAGACCTCCCGGGCCGTGACCGGCCTGCCGCTCCTTTCGCCCTCGGTGACCCGTTTCGGCAATGACGAGACCAGCGCCATGCGGCAGGAAGATATCGACAGGGTCCTGCGTGACTATGCCGGCGCGGCCCTGCGGGCCCAGAAAGCAGGCTTCGACGCCGTGGAGCTGCATGCGGGCAACGGCTATTTGCCCCAGCAGTTCCTTTCGCCCTTCACCAATGCCCGGCAGGACGGCTACGGAGGCAGCCTGGAGAATCGCGTCCGCTTCACCGTGGAGGCCATCCGGGCCGTCAGGGCGGCTGTCGGACCGGACTTCCCCATCATCCTGCGCCTCGGTGTGGCGGAACCCGCCAGCGGAGGCCTGACTCTGGAAGACGGCGTGGCCGCAGCACGCATCCTGGCCCGGGAGGACATCGACGCCTTCGACGTGACGGCCGGCATGCGGGAAGGCGGCATGTGGGTGACGCCGCCCCTGGCCCTGCCCCGGGGCACGCATATCGAAAAGGCGGCAGCCGTACGCCAGGCCATCCAGGCCTCCAGGCCCGTCATCGGCATCGGCAGGATCACGTCCGCTTCCCTGGCCGACAGCTTCATCGCGGCCGGAAAGGTCGATTTCGTGGTCATGGGGCGCGCCCTGCTGGCCGATCCCGAACTGCCGCTCAAGACATTGCAGGGCAGGGAGGAAGACATCCGTCCCTGCATAGGCTGCAACGAAGGCTGCATCGGCCGCCTGTCCCGCGGGCTCGACATCTGCTGTGCCGTCAATCCCCGTGTGGGCAATGAATACCGCCCCCTGCCGCGCCGGGTCGCCAGCCCGCGGCATGTCCTCATCGTCGGTGCCGGTCCGGCCGGGCTCGTGGCTGCCTGTACGGCACTCCGGCGGGGCCACCGGGTCACGGTCCTGGAAAAAGAGGCCGCCTGCGGCGGCAAGATCCCTCTTGCGGCCCGGCCTCCGTTCAAGGAAGAGCTGGCAGGCTACGCCGTCTGGCTGGAACGGCAGGCCCGGGATCTGGGCGCCGACATCCGCTGCTCCACCAAGGCCACGCCCTCACTGGTGTCCGAACTGGCACCGGACGTCGTGCTGCTGGCTGTCGGCTCCGAGCCCGTCATCCCGCCCATCCCCGGGCTTGCACCGGAGCGTTTCCTTCTTGCGGAACAGGTCCTGCAGCAGCAGGGGCCCACCCCCGGACAGGACGTCCTCATCATCGGCGGCGGACTGGTCGGCTGCGAGACGGCGCTCTTCCTTGCCCGAAACGGCTGCCATCCTCTGGTGGCAGAGATGCGCGAGGATCTCTGCATGGACATCGAGCCCCGCTCCCGGGCCGTCATGCTCCTGCATCTGAAGGAATACGGCATCAGGACGCTGACCTCCTGCCGGGTCGACCGCATCGGGGAAGGGGAAGCCGTCCTGTGCAGGACGGGACATGCCGAAGAGCACCTGCCCTGCTCCCGCATCGTGCTGGCTACGGGCTACCGCCCCCGTACGGCGCTTGCCGAAGCCCTGCGCGGCATGGCCGTGCCTGTCCACAGTATCGGCGACTGCCACGGCGGGACGCGCATCTGTGATGCGGTCTGGCAGACCACGGCCACAGCCGAAACCATCTAA
- a CDS encoding DUF4952 domain-containing protein, whose protein sequence is MRVMMALLLGLYLVVPARAADGGPVLLLPGLSGPTAEAAPGYRCADFLEEAGLRPEGLEYLFCRPATEPRTGRRTLTARYRVPGPQAAAVETALRERTGMAALERRMGIWQLPEGGEGRFVLRQSAGEGRPGGQMAGTFFSVQGLRDGLSEDGATGSEAGTLPSAGRSVPAAQDDGMAGAAGSVAKGSPAAVPGAAAEERAALADSAPKKGPSCTVSMGEVPQQGTFAPQREDWGKVSWFAVTVRLELPR, encoded by the coding sequence ATGCGCGTGATGATGGCCCTGCTGCTGGGTCTGTATCTGGTCGTGCCCGCGCGGGCGGCCGACGGCGGGCCGGTCCTGCTCCTGCCGGGGCTGTCCGGCCCGACGGCGGAAGCGGCGCCGGGCTACCGCTGTGCCGATTTTCTGGAAGAGGCGGGCCTCAGGCCGGAAGGGCTGGAATATCTTTTTTGCCGTCCTGCCACGGAACCGCGTACAGGACGCCGGACCCTCACGGCCCGCTATCGTGTGCCGGGGCCGCAGGCCGCCGCCGTGGAGACGGCCTTGCGGGAGCGCACCGGCATGGCCGCTCTGGAACGCCGGATGGGCATCTGGCAGCTGCCGGAAGGCGGGGAAGGTCGGTTCGTCCTGCGGCAGAGCGCAGGGGAGGGCAGGCCCGGCGGACAAATGGCGGGCACGTTTTTTTCGGTCCAGGGGCTGCGGGACGGTCTTTCCGAGGATGGCGCCACCGGCAGCGAGGCCGGCACGCTCCCGTCTGCCGGGCGCTCTGTCCCTGCGGCACAGGATGACGGGATGGCCGGAGCTGCCGGAAGCGTCGCGAAGGGGAGCCCGGCCGCTGTACCGGGTGCCGCAGCTGAGGAGAGGGCGGCCCTTGCGGACAGCGCTCCAAAGAAGGGGCCGTCCTGCACGGTAAGCATGGGAGAGGTCCCGCAGCAGGGGACGTTCGCACCACAGCGGGAAGACTGGGGAAAAGTGTCCTGGTTCGCGGTGACGGTACGTTTGGAGCTGCCCCGGTAG
- a CDS encoding amidohydrolase family protein: MRQAFAEGRSLGASIEPAMAHCALDDARYYPLYALCCDHDLPLLVTAGLSPHMPGVLLSPTSPAALDKVATDFPDLRILVSHGGYPWAGETIAVCLRHRNIYLDFSSSINKPGGELYVKAANDCLADRFVFSSANPFVDVDKALEQIGRLGLSDEARDSMLHKNALHLIGHPLHNA, translated from the coding sequence ATGCGGCAAGCTTTTGCCGAAGGGCGCAGCCTGGGGGCATCCATCGAACCGGCCATGGCCCATTGCGCTCTGGACGATGCCCGCTACTATCCGCTGTACGCCCTGTGCTGCGACCATGACCTGCCGCTCCTCGTCACCGCGGGCCTGTCGCCCCACATGCCCGGCGTCCTGCTGAGCCCCACATCGCCTGCGGCCCTGGACAAGGTCGCCACCGATTTCCCGGACCTGCGCATCCTGGTCAGCCACGGCGGCTATCCCTGGGCCGGCGAGACCATCGCCGTCTGCCTGCGGCACCGCAACATCTACCTGGACTTTTCCTCGTCCATCAACAAACCGGGGGGCGAGCTTTATGTCAAAGCCGCCAATGACTGCCTTGCCGACCGCTTCGTCTTTTCCAGCGCCAATCCTTTCGTGGATGTGGACAAGGCCCTGGAGCAGATCGGCCGCCTCGGGCTCTCGGACGAAGCCCGGGACAGCATGCTCCACAAGAACGCCCTGCACCTCATCGGCCATCCCCTGCACAACGCCTAA
- the folD gene encoding bifunctional methylenetetrahydrofolate dehydrogenase/methenyltetrahydrofolate cyclohydrolase FolD yields the protein MILIDGKQTARDIRAELKAQVEAAVSAGRRAPGLAVILVGEDPASQVYVRNKERACAEAGILSFPYRLPADTTQEALLALIAELNGRDDVDGILLQLPLPKHLSASACLLAIDPAKDVDGFHPENVGRLSLNLPGMVSCTPAGVIELLRRYNLPTRGKKAVVLGRSDIVGKPLALLLARPGEFGDATVTLCHSRTPDLAAECRSADFLFLAIGRPRMITGDMVREGAVIIDVGINRTDDGLCGDADFESVSGKAAAITPVPGGVGPMTIAMLLKNTVQAWEGRA from the coding sequence ATGATCCTTATTGATGGAAAGCAGACTGCCCGCGACATCCGCGCGGAACTCAAGGCCCAGGTGGAGGCCGCTGTGTCGGCCGGCCGCCGCGCTCCCGGCCTGGCCGTGATCCTGGTGGGAGAAGATCCCGCATCGCAGGTCTACGTGCGCAACAAGGAACGTGCCTGCGCCGAGGCGGGCATCCTTTCCTTCCCCTACCGTCTGCCTGCCGATACCACGCAGGAGGCCCTGCTGGCCCTCATCGCCGAGCTCAACGGCCGTGACGACGTGGACGGCATCCTTCTGCAGCTGCCCCTGCCCAAACATCTTTCCGCCTCCGCCTGCCTGCTGGCCATCGACCCGGCCAAGGATGTGGACGGCTTCCATCCCGAGAACGTGGGGCGCCTTTCCCTCAACCTGCCCGGCATGGTCTCGTGCACGCCGGCGGGCGTCATCGAGCTGCTGCGCCGCTACAACCTGCCCACCCGCGGCAAGAAGGCCGTGGTGCTGGGCCGTTCGGACATCGTGGGCAAGCCCCTGGCCCTGCTGCTGGCCCGTCCCGGCGAATTCGGCGATGCCACGGTGACCCTGTGCCACTCCCGCACGCCCGATCTGGCGGCGGAATGCCGCAGCGCGGATTTCCTCTTCCTGGCCATCGGCCGCCCGCGCATGATCACGGGCGACATGGTCCGCGAAGGCGCGGTGATCATCGATGTGGGCATCAACCGTACGGACGACGGCCTGTGCGGCGACGCGGACTTCGAATCCGTGAGCGGGAAGGCCGCGGCCATCACGCCCGTGCCCGGCGGCGTGGGCCCCATGACCATCGCCATGCTGCTGAAGAACACCGTCCAGGCCTGGGAAGGCCGTGCGTAA
- a CDS encoding EAL domain-containing protein: MALLTAISRYTGWEYKWVKIRFDELAQRLDDGTIDLSCGISFTPERSRLYSFSKLRAGYENTCLHVSSMSDIYYMDLDAFNGMRIGFFNDSQQYVVMTRFAAQNGFSFTPVFFEESYEMAQALAEGRIDGYVDGVLRGNGTKVVATISTDPFFFVTRKDDMEVMAPLNEAMLQILLNHPSYLARLYDSYLNISSDVPVVFTRSECRWLATKPAIRVAYSREQDMMDPEFGGNFLYAFLKMLERQSGIRFEFLPQPSYDACLKALADGTADIMPDVYPQLSFLRSQNIFSGRPFYNAPITVVGRLHDKNIPGQSCTVGFTREMRSVMLAYQSAYPEDIPKIFPNIDACRKAFEKGEVDVYLWPYPAAALQDDPPKDGLLLPTRAMYPMVLGISPHASPLVTSVLDKVITSTTTATIDALLLSVAPDSLLDVIRRFLRRNLVETLCGLGLLLGLIMLLVMRHNRRRLTDLRAAALTDPVTQSPNRARFLMDAAKILQKDPRRYYLSTINIRKLKLINRACGLRTGDSLIRFCNREFALRSRQGELAAYSGSGRYLLLWKCPDETSFTQRMEELCSVADMARKLYQRPVSFSCGVYVIRNDADMEEHEPQPTSGTGKNINESMSFVSRYLLYAETAEASIASGGYRSQFLIYNELIGARQLKANDIENRMVNALEHGEFTVFMQPQVCLADRRLIGAEALIRWQGPDGKMVYPDEFIPLFEQNGFIRELDLFVLDTVCAWIRRRLDEGKKVPPISINQSKALFFHDNYVETVLGIAARHDVPAHLLHVEVTESMACLDEEAFIRTLDALRRAGIGLSLDDFGKGYSSMAMLHSFGFDTIKLDRALLALGQEKQRSVWIIISSLVDMARRLGIEILCEGVETEDQLQKLLASHCKYGQGYLFSPPMDLETFDAYVDAHELERK; the protein is encoded by the coding sequence GTGGCCCTGCTCACGGCCATCTCGCGCTATACGGGATGGGAATACAAGTGGGTCAAGATCCGCTTCGACGAGCTGGCCCAGCGCCTGGACGACGGCACCATCGACCTTTCCTGCGGCATCAGCTTCACGCCCGAGCGTTCCCGGCTCTACAGCTTTTCCAAACTGCGTGCCGGATACGAGAACACCTGTCTGCATGTCTCCAGCATGAGCGACATATATTACATGGATCTCGATGCGTTCAACGGCATGCGCATCGGCTTTTTCAACGATTCCCAGCAATATGTCGTGATGACGCGTTTCGCGGCACAGAACGGCTTTTCGTTCACCCCCGTTTTTTTTGAGGAAAGTTACGAGATGGCCCAGGCCCTGGCCGAAGGCCGCATCGACGGCTATGTGGACGGTGTGCTGCGCGGCAATGGTACCAAGGTGGTGGCCACCATCTCCACGGATCCTTTCTTCTTCGTCACCCGCAAGGACGATATGGAGGTCATGGCTCCCCTCAACGAGGCCATGCTCCAGATCCTCCTGAATCATCCCAGCTATCTGGCCCGCCTGTACGACAGTTATCTCAACATCTCCTCGGACGTGCCCGTGGTCTTCACCCGGTCCGAATGCCGGTGGCTGGCCACCAAGCCCGCCATCCGCGTGGCCTACAGCCGCGAACAGGACATGATGGACCCCGAATTCGGGGGCAATTTCCTCTATGCCTTCCTGAAGATGCTGGAACGCCAGAGCGGCATCCGTTTCGAATTCCTTCCCCAGCCTTCCTATGACGCCTGTCTCAAGGCGCTGGCCGACGGTACGGCGGACATCATGCCCGACGTCTATCCCCAGCTTTCCTTCCTGCGCAGCCAGAACATCTTTTCGGGCAGGCCCTTCTATAACGCGCCCATCACGGTGGTGGGCCGGCTCCATGACAAAAATATCCCCGGCCAGTCCTGCACGGTGGGCTTCACCCGCGAGATGCGCAGCGTGATGCTGGCCTACCAGAGCGCCTACCCCGAGGACATCCCCAAGATCTTCCCCAATATCGACGCCTGCCGCAAAGCTTTTGAGAAAGGGGAAGTGGACGTTTACCTCTGGCCCTATCCCGCCGCTGCCCTCCAGGACGATCCGCCCAAGGACGGGCTCCTGCTCCCCACCCGGGCCATGTATCCCATGGTACTGGGCATCTCGCCCCATGCCTCGCCCCTCGTGACTTCCGTGCTGGACAAGGTCATCACCTCCACCACCACGGCCACCATCGACGCCCTGCTCCTTTCCGTCGCGCCGGATTCCCTGCTGGACGTCATCCGCCGTTTCCTGCGCCGGAACCTGGTGGAGACGCTCTGCGGTCTGGGCCTGCTGCTGGGCCTGATCATGCTCCTCGTCATGCGCCACAACAGGCGGCGTCTGACCGATCTCCGCGCGGCGGCGCTCACCGATCCCGTGACGCAGAGCCCCAACCGGGCCAGATTCCTTATGGATGCGGCCAAGATCCTGCAAAAGGACCCGCGGCGTTACTATCTGTCCACCATCAACATCCGCAAGCTCAAGCTCATCAACCGGGCCTGCGGCCTGCGCACCGGGGACAGCCTGATCCGCTTCTGCAACCGCGAGTTCGCCCTGCGCAGCCGTCAGGGGGAACTGGCCGCCTACAGCGGCTCGGGACGGTATCTCCTGCTTTGGAAATGCCCTGACGAGACGAGCTTCACCCAGCGCATGGAAGAGCTGTGCAGCGTCGCGGACATGGCCCGCAAGCTGTACCAGCGCCCGGTGAGCTTCTCCTGCGGCGTGTACGTCATCCGCAACGACGCCGACATGGAAGAACACGAACCGCAGCCCACGTCGGGGACGGGAAAAAACATCAACGAATCCATGAGCTTCGTCTCCCGTTATCTGCTCTATGCCGAAACGGCGGAAGCCAGTATCGCTTCCGGCGGCTACCGCTCGCAGTTCCTGATCTACAACGAGCTCATCGGGGCCCGGCAGCTCAAGGCCAACGACATCGAGAACCGCATGGTCAACGCCCTGGAACACGGGGAGTTCACCGTCTTCATGCAGCCCCAGGTCTGCCTTGCGGACAGGAGACTGATCGGGGCCGAGGCCCTCATCCGCTGGCAGGGCCCGGACGGGAAGATGGTCTATCCCGACGAATTCATCCCCCTGTTCGAGCAGAACGGCTTCATCCGCGAACTGGACCTCTTTGTCCTGGATACGGTCTGCGCCTGGATACGCCGCCGCCTGGACGAAGGCAAAAAGGTGCCCCCCATCAGCATCAACCAGTCCAAGGCCCTGTTCTTCCACGACAACTATGTCGAGACCGTCCTCGGCATCGCGGCCCGCCACGATGTTCCCGCCCACCTGCTGCATGTGGAGGTCACGGAAAGCATGGCCTGTCTGGATGAAGAAGCCTTCATCCGCACCCTTGATGCCCTGCGCCGTGCGGGCATCGGCCTGAGCCTCGACGACTTCGGCAAGGGCTATTCCTCCATGGCCATGCTGCATTCCTTCGGCTTCGACACCATCAAGCTGGACCGGGCCCTCCTGGCCCTCGGGCAGGAAAAGCAGCGCTCGGTCTGGATCATCATTTCCTCGCTCGTGGACATGGCC
- a CDS encoding SLC13 family permease — MVQGNWWKWALSLGLPRIVFFTVPEMEIASPKTPLFLAITLWAVIAWAVEILPSAIVAAILTFLYALFVTKPAVAFSSWCTFLPWMCFSALIIAQVLNRTGLGKRIALHSMILMGSSFTKTMIGLMGAGIILTLLVPSGLARTVIFVAIAQGLIQALNVDTRSRMSSALIMGGYLAAIAPGLFCITGTEMNLLALQVVTNTTGVPVEYVDFIIQMAPFSIFYMACSIMMVFIIRGKERLQNEESLKTVLEERLKEMGPVSADEIKIFLVLSIGFIAFVTEQWHHLPGAFVFALVGMACFMPGMNLATEQDLRKVNLSFLIFLAACMSIGAVAQDLNIPKWISAHMSSLFEGRGAVMAISFSYVLGVIVNFLMTPMAAVGALGSPLAVSLGMDPYTLVYALLYGLGQLLFPYEIGYLLYTFMSGAVTLRHIMGAFAIRMVAFAFFIPLILVPYWKMVGFLK, encoded by the coding sequence ATGGTCCAAGGTAACTGGTGGAAGTGGGCTCTCAGCCTGGGCTTGCCCCGGATCGTATTCTTTACCGTCCCGGAAATGGAGATCGCCAGCCCGAAGACGCCGCTTTTCCTGGCGATCACCCTGTGGGCCGTCATCGCCTGGGCCGTGGAGATCCTGCCCTCCGCGATCGTCGCGGCCATCCTCACGTTCCTGTATGCGCTTTTTGTCACCAAGCCTGCCGTCGCCTTCTCCAGCTGGTGCACCTTCCTGCCGTGGATGTGCTTCTCCGCCCTCATCATCGCCCAGGTGCTCAACCGTACGGGCCTCGGCAAGCGCATCGCCCTGCACAGCATGATCCTGATGGGCTCCTCCTTCACCAAGACCATGATAGGTCTCATGGGGGCCGGCATCATCCTGACCCTGCTCGTCCCCTCCGGCCTGGCCCGCACGGTCATCTTCGTCGCCATCGCCCAGGGCCTGATCCAGGCCCTCAACGTGGACACCCGCTCCCGCATGTCCTCGGCCCTGATCATGGGCGGCTATCTGGCGGCCATCGCCCCCGGCCTGTTCTGCATCACCGGTACGGAGATGAACCTTCTTGCCCTTCAGGTCGTCACCAACACCACCGGTGTTCCCGTGGAGTATGTCGACTTCATCATCCAGATGGCGCCCTTCTCCATCTTCTACATGGCCTGTTCCATCATGATGGTCTTCATCATCCGCGGCAAGGAGCGGCTCCAGAACGAAGAATCCCTCAAGACCGTCCTTGAGGAACGCCTGAAGGAGATGGGGCCCGTCTCCGCTGATGAAATCAAGATCTTCCTGGTGCTGTCCATCGGCTTCATCGCCTTCGTGACCGAACAGTGGCACCATCTCCCCGGCGCGTTCGTCTTTGCCCTGGTGGGCATGGCCTGCTTCATGCCCGGCATGAACCTGGCTACCGAGCAGGATCTGCGCAAGGTCAACCTTTCGTTCCTCATCTTCCTGGCGGCCTGCATGTCCATCGGTGCCGTGGCGCAGGACCTGAACATCCCCAAGTGGATCTCGGCCCACATGTCTTCCCTGTTCGAAGGACGCGGCGCGGTCATGGCCATCAGCTTCTCCTATGTGCTGGGCGTGATCGTGAACTTCCTGATGACCCCCATGGCGGCCGTCGGGGCCCTGGGCAGCCCGCTGGCCGTCAGCCTGGGCATGGACCCCTATACCCTCGTCTACGCCCTGCTGTACGGTCTGGGCCAGCTGCTCTTCCCCTATGAGATCGGCTACCTGCTGTACACCTTCATGAGCGGCGCCGTCACCCTGCGCCACATCATGGGCGCTTTCGCCATCCGAATGGTGGCCTTCGCGTTCTTCATTCCCCTGATACTCGTGCCCTACTGGAAGATGGTCGGTTTCCTCAAGTAA
- a CDS encoding N-acyl homoserine lactonase family protein codes for MSSRTIYALTAGQKPVVITNHFYMRPDIKESLCTQFFFWCILDEKEGPILVDQSFTQRCLDEMKIPYQVKEGPLELLDRINVRPEDVRHVILSHLHWDHYAGDEFYPNARYHVHQKELEYVTGPLMRFTTYAQHYNFKAIEHLLHLHFSGRVHLVQDEREEICEGITCLRTGGHTPGLMSVAVETEGGTKIICSDVVPRYRNISEMTPCGIHYDVTEALQALETVSRMTRSADDILPGHDPAITERHPQVAPGVYRII; via the coding sequence ATGTCATCCCGTACCATCTATGCCCTCACCGCCGGCCAGAAGCCTGTCGTCATCACCAACCATTTCTACATGCGTCCCGACATCAAGGAATCCCTGTGCACCCAGTTCTTCTTCTGGTGCATCCTGGACGAGAAGGAAGGCCCCATCCTGGTCGACCAGTCGTTCACCCAGCGATGCCTTGACGAGATGAAGATCCCCTATCAGGTCAAGGAAGGCCCCCTTGAGCTGCTCGACCGTATCAATGTCCGTCCCGAGGACGTGCGCCATGTCATCCTGTCGCACCTGCACTGGGACCACTACGCAGGCGACGAGTTCTATCCCAATGCCCGCTATCATGTACACCAGAAGGAACTGGAATATGTGACCGGCCCCCTGATGCGCTTTACGACCTATGCGCAGCACTACAACTTCAAGGCCATCGAGCATCTGCTCCACCTGCATTTTTCCGGACGGGTCCATCTGGTCCAGGATGAACGCGAGGAGATCTGCGAAGGCATCACCTGCCTGAGGACGGGCGGCCATACGCCCGGCCTGATGTCCGTGGCGGTGGAGACCGAAGGCGGGACGAAGATCATCTGCAGCGATGTCGTCCCGCGTTACCGGAACATCAGCGAGATGACCCCCTGCGGCATCCACTATGATGTCACCGAAGCCCTCCAGGCCCTCGAGACCGTCAGCCGGATGACCCGATCCGCGGACGACATCCTGCCCGGACACGACCCGGCCATCACGGAACGCCATCCCCAGGTGGCCCCCGGCGTCTACCGCATCATCTGA